One genomic region from Lynx canadensis isolate LIC74 chromosome E1, mLynCan4.pri.v2, whole genome shotgun sequence encodes:
- the KIAA0753 gene encoding protein moonraker isoform X2 produces MDLQNQLQFNRSVPAHSSNLAARYSCPDAIRIEKLTHSSGESYRGGDPGFRAGPDVSGSASFSVISEERLSYAVHLAKRDVRRRQFEQHVRQQRLRSEPQTSQRWGHPEHKVPEHREQRKEARSREVCHCSHETCGRGASCSGAKVHLCTPQPGQPPALEPGPQPHARMGGPRGLLGVQRLQEELTTCVRRMEEVIKRDRTEEALEPDEEQRARVRRQEQAVRCARMLYSLQQQVKEIQEELDKLSPRKIKHTEKSWAMSRLAAAHRSAIRALQVFVTQFADRGERPLPARCRELGGLIRQLSLCSAKLDADSSVSEVVIDILRQIEALESLLEKKLSPKKVKKCFPEVQTRFPVGGPRALERWRSSSPKGERRPLLAKEILLQEARQPSRANRLLADKCQPGAAPAATQRSAHGNGLGVRGADIRPEGAPPAPDHGASLTAEPVAVARAGAAARRPGAGSIPPRKKEAPVGPPQGPLRAEDRQPPQGRGKSRLQRTTVSSRLKRSQQPVRDLRAPWVPPNPTSPPASPKCAAWLKVRPGPRDAATERSVQQEEAQEASALTGAVAHEAMRLAWLDAEAHKTLKELEEVKAAGADGAHRQSDSAAQLADKVEKAVLERLKPLLVKAQAVAADAGPGSLRQQGDCLEGTALRCDVLASQARAPGAGGRDSPFLDTMMLRMEEMEKYQEMVRRRYNEIVYADPRLWMQEGKSEQTLPAVGERPLSPHPVGTTKSPARKDPGASIVLERPRDGNSLDASVDAGEESEKREAPLPPLPEESLRQEGRTALLVPPGMRRSIRDSCSRFEQYLRLTAHEAVGAFNPWLMAESFSDELVDEALGAVAAELEDTCEDYAEAVFTSEFLEAAA; encoded by the exons ATGGACCTTCAG aaCCAGCTGCAGTTTAACAGGAGTGTTCCTGCACATTCCAGCAACTTGGCCGCGCGCTATTCCTGCCCCGACGCGATCAGAATCGAGAAACTGACGCACTCGTCTGGCGAGTCCTACCGTGGCGGGGATCCGGGCTTCAGAGCCGGGCCCGACGTGAGCGGCTCAGCCTCCTTCTCCGTCATCTCCGAGGAGAGGCTCAGCTATGCCGTCCACCTGGCCAAGAGGGACGTGAGGCGCAGGCAGTTCGAACAGCACGTGAGACAGCAGCGTCTCAGAAGCGAGCCCCAAACCTCTCAGAGGTGGGGACACCCCGAGCACAAGGTGCCTGAGCacagggagcagaggaaggaggcaaGGAGCCGGGAAGTGTGTCACTGCAGCCACGAGACGTGCGGGCGGGGAGCTTCCTGCTCGGGTGCGAAGGTTCACCTGTGTACCCCTCAGCCGGGGCAGCCCCCCGCCCTGGAGCCGGGGCCCCAGCCGCACGCCAGGATGGGTGGCCCGCGGGGCCTGCTGGGGGTGCAGAGACTCCAGGAGGAGCTGACCACTTGCGTCCGTAGGATGGAAGAAGTAATTAAAAGAG ATAGAACGGAAGAAGCTTTGGAACCGGATGAGGAGCAGCGAGCCCGCGTCAGGAGGCAGGAACAGGCCGTGCGCTGTGCCCGGATGCTGTACTCCCTGCAGCAGCAG GTGAAAGAAATCCAGGAAGAATTGGATAAATTGAGTCCACGTAAGATTAAACATACCGAGAAG TCGTGGGCGATGTCCCGGCTGGCGGCTGCCCACCGAAGCGCCATCCGGGCCCTGCAGGTGTTTGTGACCCAGTTCGCCGACCGCGGGGAGCGGCCCCTCCCTGCCCGGTGCAGGGAGCTGGGCGGCCTCATTCGCCAGCTCTCCCTCTGCTCCGCCAAGCTGGACGCCGACTCCTCTGTGTCCGAGGTGGTCATAGACATCCTGCGGCAAATCGAG GCTTTGGAGTCCCTCCTGGAAAAGAAACTGTCACCAAAAAAGGTGAAGAAATGTTTCCCGGAAGTTCAGACCAGGTTTCCCGTTGGTGGCCCCAGGGCCTTGGAGAGATGGCGGAGTTCTTCGCCAAAAGGCGAGAGGAGACCCCTCCTAGCAAAGGAGATCCTTCTGCAGGAAGCGCGACAACCTTCCAGGGCAAACAGGCTTCTTGCTG ATAAGTGTCAGCCTGGGGCAGCACCTGCAGCGACCCAGCGGTCCGCGCACGGGAACGGGCTTGGTGTGAGGGGCGCGGACATCCGTCCGGAAGGAGCCCCTCCTGCTCCGGACCACGGCGCGAGCCTCACGGCAGAGCCCGTGGCCGTGGCGAGAGCGGGAGCAGCGGCCCGGAGGCCCGGGGCGGGGAGCATACCGCCCAGGAAGAAGGAGGCACCGGTGGGGCCGCCGCAG GGACCCCTCAGAGCTGAGGACCGTCAGCCGCCCCAAGGCCGCGGCAAAAGCAGACTGCAGCGCACGACCGTGTCATCCAGGCTGAAAAGGAGCCAGCAGCCAGTGAGGGACCTCAGGGCCCCCTGGGTGCCTCCAAACCCCACGTCCCCGCCAGCGTCCCCCAAATG TGCCGCCTGGCTGAAGGTGAGGCCCGGCCCCAGAGATGCCGCCACAGAGCGGTCTGTCCAGCAGGAAGAGGCTCAGGAGGCCAGTGCGTTGACAGGTGCTGTTGCGCACGAAGCCATGAG ACTCGCCTGGCTCGACGCTGAAGCTCACAAAACACTgaaggagctggaggaggtgaAAGCCGCGGGCGCGGACGGCGCGCACAGGCAGAG TGACTCTGCTGCCCAGTTAGCAGACAAGGTAGAGAAGGCGGTTCTGGAGCGTCTGAAGCCTCTCCTGGTCAAGGCCCAG GCTGTGGCCGCGGACGCGGGGCCCGGCAGCCTCCGCCAGCAGGGCGACTGTCTGGAAGGCACCGCGCTCCGCTGTGACGTCTTGGCGTCGCAAGCCCGGGCCCCCGGGGCAGGCGGCAGGGACAGCCCGTTTCTGGACACCATGATGCTGCGCATGGAGGAGATGGAG aaatacCAGGAGATGGTTCGCCGAAGATACAATGAAATTGTATATGCTGATCCCCGTCTGTGGATGCAGGAAGGGAAGAGTG AGCAGACGCTCCCGGCGGTAGGTGAAaggcctctctctcctcatccagTCGGGACCACAAAGAGCCCCGCGCGCAAAGACCCGGGCGCGAGCATCGTGTTGGAAAGACCTCGCGATGGCAA CTCCCTGGATGCAAGTGTGGACGCTGGCGAGGAGTCTGAGAAGAGGGAGGCTCCCCTTCCGCCCCTTCCGGAAGAGTCTCTGCGGCAGGAAGGCCGCACCGCCCTCCTGGTGCCCCCGGGCATGCGACGCAGCATCCGCGACTCCTGCAGCCGCTTCGAGCAGTATCTCCGCTTGACCGCGCACGAGGCCGTGGGCGCCTTCAACCCCTGGCTGATGGCCGAGAG CTTCTCGGACGAGCTGGTGGACGAGGCTCTGGGCGCCGTGGCCGCGGAGCTGGAGGACACGTGTGAGGACTACGCGGAAGCCGTGTTCACGTCGGAGTTCTTGGAGGCCGCCGCTTGA
- the KIAA0753 gene encoding protein moonraker isoform X3 — MDLQNQLQFNRSVPAHSSNLAARYSCPDAIRIEKLTHSSGESYRGGDPGFRAGPDVSGSASFSVISEERLSYAVHLAKRDVRRRQFEQHVRQQRLRSEPQTSQRWGHPEHKVPEHREQRKEARSREVCHCSHETCGRGASCSGAKVHLCTPQPGQPPALEPGPQPHARMGGPRGLLGVQRLQEELTTCVRRMEEVIKRDRTEEALEPDEEQRARVRRQEQAVRCARMLYSLQQQVKEIQEELDKLSPRKIKHTEKSWAMSRLAAAHRSAIRALQVFVTQFADRGERPLPARCRELGGLIRQLSLCSAKLDADSSVSEVVIDILRQIEALESLLEKKLSPKKVKKCFPEVQTRFPVGGPRALERWRSSSPKGERRPLLAKEILLQEARQPSRANRLLADKCQPGAAPAATQRSAHGNGLGVRGADIRPEGAPPAPDHGASLTAEPVAVARAGAAARRPGAGSIPPRKKEAPVGPPQGPLRAEDRQPPQGRGKSRLQRTTVSSRLKRSQQPVRDLRAPWVPPNPTSPPASPKCAAWLKVRPGPRDAATERSVQQEEAQEASALTGAVAHEAMRLAWLDAEAHKTLKELEEVKAAGADGAHRQSDSAAQLADKVEKAVLERLKPLLVKAQRVNSSLEAEVPKDRPPADTATARPTDEAVAADAGPGSLRQQGDCLEGTALRCDVLASQARAPGAGGRDSPFLDTMMLRMEEMEKYQEMVRRRYNEIVYADPRLWMQEGKSDAPGGR; from the exons ATGGACCTTCAG aaCCAGCTGCAGTTTAACAGGAGTGTTCCTGCACATTCCAGCAACTTGGCCGCGCGCTATTCCTGCCCCGACGCGATCAGAATCGAGAAACTGACGCACTCGTCTGGCGAGTCCTACCGTGGCGGGGATCCGGGCTTCAGAGCCGGGCCCGACGTGAGCGGCTCAGCCTCCTTCTCCGTCATCTCCGAGGAGAGGCTCAGCTATGCCGTCCACCTGGCCAAGAGGGACGTGAGGCGCAGGCAGTTCGAACAGCACGTGAGACAGCAGCGTCTCAGAAGCGAGCCCCAAACCTCTCAGAGGTGGGGACACCCCGAGCACAAGGTGCCTGAGCacagggagcagaggaaggaggcaaGGAGCCGGGAAGTGTGTCACTGCAGCCACGAGACGTGCGGGCGGGGAGCTTCCTGCTCGGGTGCGAAGGTTCACCTGTGTACCCCTCAGCCGGGGCAGCCCCCCGCCCTGGAGCCGGGGCCCCAGCCGCACGCCAGGATGGGTGGCCCGCGGGGCCTGCTGGGGGTGCAGAGACTCCAGGAGGAGCTGACCACTTGCGTCCGTAGGATGGAAGAAGTAATTAAAAGAG ATAGAACGGAAGAAGCTTTGGAACCGGATGAGGAGCAGCGAGCCCGCGTCAGGAGGCAGGAACAGGCCGTGCGCTGTGCCCGGATGCTGTACTCCCTGCAGCAGCAG GTGAAAGAAATCCAGGAAGAATTGGATAAATTGAGTCCACGTAAGATTAAACATACCGAGAAG TCGTGGGCGATGTCCCGGCTGGCGGCTGCCCACCGAAGCGCCATCCGGGCCCTGCAGGTGTTTGTGACCCAGTTCGCCGACCGCGGGGAGCGGCCCCTCCCTGCCCGGTGCAGGGAGCTGGGCGGCCTCATTCGCCAGCTCTCCCTCTGCTCCGCCAAGCTGGACGCCGACTCCTCTGTGTCCGAGGTGGTCATAGACATCCTGCGGCAAATCGAG GCTTTGGAGTCCCTCCTGGAAAAGAAACTGTCACCAAAAAAGGTGAAGAAATGTTTCCCGGAAGTTCAGACCAGGTTTCCCGTTGGTGGCCCCAGGGCCTTGGAGAGATGGCGGAGTTCTTCGCCAAAAGGCGAGAGGAGACCCCTCCTAGCAAAGGAGATCCTTCTGCAGGAAGCGCGACAACCTTCCAGGGCAAACAGGCTTCTTGCTG ATAAGTGTCAGCCTGGGGCAGCACCTGCAGCGACCCAGCGGTCCGCGCACGGGAACGGGCTTGGTGTGAGGGGCGCGGACATCCGTCCGGAAGGAGCCCCTCCTGCTCCGGACCACGGCGCGAGCCTCACGGCAGAGCCCGTGGCCGTGGCGAGAGCGGGAGCAGCGGCCCGGAGGCCCGGGGCGGGGAGCATACCGCCCAGGAAGAAGGAGGCACCGGTGGGGCCGCCGCAG GGACCCCTCAGAGCTGAGGACCGTCAGCCGCCCCAAGGCCGCGGCAAAAGCAGACTGCAGCGCACGACCGTGTCATCCAGGCTGAAAAGGAGCCAGCAGCCAGTGAGGGACCTCAGGGCCCCCTGGGTGCCTCCAAACCCCACGTCCCCGCCAGCGTCCCCCAAATG TGCCGCCTGGCTGAAGGTGAGGCCCGGCCCCAGAGATGCCGCCACAGAGCGGTCTGTCCAGCAGGAAGAGGCTCAGGAGGCCAGTGCGTTGACAGGTGCTGTTGCGCACGAAGCCATGAG ACTCGCCTGGCTCGACGCTGAAGCTCACAAAACACTgaaggagctggaggaggtgaAAGCCGCGGGCGCGGACGGCGCGCACAGGCAGAG TGACTCTGCTGCCCAGTTAGCAGACAAGGTAGAGAAGGCGGTTCTGGAGCGTCTGAAGCCTCTCCTGGTCAAGGCCCAG AGAGTCAACTCTTCTCTGGAAGCGGAGGTGCCGAAGGACCGGCCGCCGGCAGACACGGCGACAGCCCGGCCTACGGACGAG GCTGTGGCCGCGGACGCGGGGCCCGGCAGCCTCCGCCAGCAGGGCGACTGTCTGGAAGGCACCGCGCTCCGCTGTGACGTCTTGGCGTCGCAAGCCCGGGCCCCCGGGGCAGGCGGCAGGGACAGCCCGTTTCTGGACACCATGATGCTGCGCATGGAGGAGATGGAG aaatacCAGGAGATGGTTCGCCGAAGATACAATGAAATTGTATATGCTGATCCCCGTCTGTGGATGCAGGAAGGGAAGAGTG ACGCTCCCGGCGGTAGGTGA
- the KIAA0753 gene encoding protein moonraker isoform X1, with protein sequence MDLQNQLQFNRSVPAHSSNLAARYSCPDAIRIEKLTHSSGESYRGGDPGFRAGPDVSGSASFSVISEERLSYAVHLAKRDVRRRQFEQHVRQQRLRSEPQTSQRWGHPEHKVPEHREQRKEARSREVCHCSHETCGRGASCSGAKVHLCTPQPGQPPALEPGPQPHARMGGPRGLLGVQRLQEELTTCVRRMEEVIKRDRTEEALEPDEEQRARVRRQEQAVRCARMLYSLQQQVKEIQEELDKLSPRKIKHTEKSWAMSRLAAAHRSAIRALQVFVTQFADRGERPLPARCRELGGLIRQLSLCSAKLDADSSVSEVVIDILRQIEALESLLEKKLSPKKVKKCFPEVQTRFPVGGPRALERWRSSSPKGERRPLLAKEILLQEARQPSRANRLLADKCQPGAAPAATQRSAHGNGLGVRGADIRPEGAPPAPDHGASLTAEPVAVARAGAAARRPGAGSIPPRKKEAPVGPPQGPLRAEDRQPPQGRGKSRLQRTTVSSRLKRSQQPVRDLRAPWVPPNPTSPPASPKCAAWLKVRPGPRDAATERSVQQEEAQEASALTGAVAHEAMRLAWLDAEAHKTLKELEEVKAAGADGAHRQSDSAAQLADKVEKAVLERLKPLLVKAQRVNSSLEAEVPKDRPPADTATARPTDEAVAADAGPGSLRQQGDCLEGTALRCDVLASQARAPGAGGRDSPFLDTMMLRMEEMEKYQEMVRRRYNEIVYADPRLWMQEGKSEQTLPAVGERPLSPHPVGTTKSPARKDPGASIVLERPRDGNSLDASVDAGEESEKREAPLPPLPEESLRQEGRTALLVPPGMRRSIRDSCSRFEQYLRLTAHEAVGAFNPWLMAESFSDELVDEALGAVAAELEDTCEDYAEAVFTSEFLEAAA encoded by the exons ATGGACCTTCAG aaCCAGCTGCAGTTTAACAGGAGTGTTCCTGCACATTCCAGCAACTTGGCCGCGCGCTATTCCTGCCCCGACGCGATCAGAATCGAGAAACTGACGCACTCGTCTGGCGAGTCCTACCGTGGCGGGGATCCGGGCTTCAGAGCCGGGCCCGACGTGAGCGGCTCAGCCTCCTTCTCCGTCATCTCCGAGGAGAGGCTCAGCTATGCCGTCCACCTGGCCAAGAGGGACGTGAGGCGCAGGCAGTTCGAACAGCACGTGAGACAGCAGCGTCTCAGAAGCGAGCCCCAAACCTCTCAGAGGTGGGGACACCCCGAGCACAAGGTGCCTGAGCacagggagcagaggaaggaggcaaGGAGCCGGGAAGTGTGTCACTGCAGCCACGAGACGTGCGGGCGGGGAGCTTCCTGCTCGGGTGCGAAGGTTCACCTGTGTACCCCTCAGCCGGGGCAGCCCCCCGCCCTGGAGCCGGGGCCCCAGCCGCACGCCAGGATGGGTGGCCCGCGGGGCCTGCTGGGGGTGCAGAGACTCCAGGAGGAGCTGACCACTTGCGTCCGTAGGATGGAAGAAGTAATTAAAAGAG ATAGAACGGAAGAAGCTTTGGAACCGGATGAGGAGCAGCGAGCCCGCGTCAGGAGGCAGGAACAGGCCGTGCGCTGTGCCCGGATGCTGTACTCCCTGCAGCAGCAG GTGAAAGAAATCCAGGAAGAATTGGATAAATTGAGTCCACGTAAGATTAAACATACCGAGAAG TCGTGGGCGATGTCCCGGCTGGCGGCTGCCCACCGAAGCGCCATCCGGGCCCTGCAGGTGTTTGTGACCCAGTTCGCCGACCGCGGGGAGCGGCCCCTCCCTGCCCGGTGCAGGGAGCTGGGCGGCCTCATTCGCCAGCTCTCCCTCTGCTCCGCCAAGCTGGACGCCGACTCCTCTGTGTCCGAGGTGGTCATAGACATCCTGCGGCAAATCGAG GCTTTGGAGTCCCTCCTGGAAAAGAAACTGTCACCAAAAAAGGTGAAGAAATGTTTCCCGGAAGTTCAGACCAGGTTTCCCGTTGGTGGCCCCAGGGCCTTGGAGAGATGGCGGAGTTCTTCGCCAAAAGGCGAGAGGAGACCCCTCCTAGCAAAGGAGATCCTTCTGCAGGAAGCGCGACAACCTTCCAGGGCAAACAGGCTTCTTGCTG ATAAGTGTCAGCCTGGGGCAGCACCTGCAGCGACCCAGCGGTCCGCGCACGGGAACGGGCTTGGTGTGAGGGGCGCGGACATCCGTCCGGAAGGAGCCCCTCCTGCTCCGGACCACGGCGCGAGCCTCACGGCAGAGCCCGTGGCCGTGGCGAGAGCGGGAGCAGCGGCCCGGAGGCCCGGGGCGGGGAGCATACCGCCCAGGAAGAAGGAGGCACCGGTGGGGCCGCCGCAG GGACCCCTCAGAGCTGAGGACCGTCAGCCGCCCCAAGGCCGCGGCAAAAGCAGACTGCAGCGCACGACCGTGTCATCCAGGCTGAAAAGGAGCCAGCAGCCAGTGAGGGACCTCAGGGCCCCCTGGGTGCCTCCAAACCCCACGTCCCCGCCAGCGTCCCCCAAATG TGCCGCCTGGCTGAAGGTGAGGCCCGGCCCCAGAGATGCCGCCACAGAGCGGTCTGTCCAGCAGGAAGAGGCTCAGGAGGCCAGTGCGTTGACAGGTGCTGTTGCGCACGAAGCCATGAG ACTCGCCTGGCTCGACGCTGAAGCTCACAAAACACTgaaggagctggaggaggtgaAAGCCGCGGGCGCGGACGGCGCGCACAGGCAGAG TGACTCTGCTGCCCAGTTAGCAGACAAGGTAGAGAAGGCGGTTCTGGAGCGTCTGAAGCCTCTCCTGGTCAAGGCCCAG AGAGTCAACTCTTCTCTGGAAGCGGAGGTGCCGAAGGACCGGCCGCCGGCAGACACGGCGACAGCCCGGCCTACGGACGAG GCTGTGGCCGCGGACGCGGGGCCCGGCAGCCTCCGCCAGCAGGGCGACTGTCTGGAAGGCACCGCGCTCCGCTGTGACGTCTTGGCGTCGCAAGCCCGGGCCCCCGGGGCAGGCGGCAGGGACAGCCCGTTTCTGGACACCATGATGCTGCGCATGGAGGAGATGGAG aaatacCAGGAGATGGTTCGCCGAAGATACAATGAAATTGTATATGCTGATCCCCGTCTGTGGATGCAGGAAGGGAAGAGTG AGCAGACGCTCCCGGCGGTAGGTGAAaggcctctctctcctcatccagTCGGGACCACAAAGAGCCCCGCGCGCAAAGACCCGGGCGCGAGCATCGTGTTGGAAAGACCTCGCGATGGCAA CTCCCTGGATGCAAGTGTGGACGCTGGCGAGGAGTCTGAGAAGAGGGAGGCTCCCCTTCCGCCCCTTCCGGAAGAGTCTCTGCGGCAGGAAGGCCGCACCGCCCTCCTGGTGCCCCCGGGCATGCGACGCAGCATCCGCGACTCCTGCAGCCGCTTCGAGCAGTATCTCCGCTTGACCGCGCACGAGGCCGTGGGCGCCTTCAACCCCTGGCTGATGGCCGAGAG CTTCTCGGACGAGCTGGTGGACGAGGCTCTGGGCGCCGTGGCCGCGGAGCTGGAGGACACGTGTGAGGACTACGCGGAAGCCGTGTTCACGTCGGAGTTCTTGGAGGCCGCCGCTTGA